From Novosphingobium decolorationis, one genomic window encodes:
- the xdhA gene encoding xanthine dehydrogenase small subunit, with amino-acid sequence MAISFLLDGERIDLETLDPTASVLDLLRTQLRRSGTKEGCAEGDCGACTVLVGTLEAGPKVQWRALNSCIQFLPMLHGKALMTVESLAHDGIPNPLQACMAANGSSQCGFCTPGFVMSLHGRAIGATGCELPVEDVIAGNLCRCTGYGPILEAAQEVPVLAQDDAALIPQLAEIAGTPASGEWQGRRWFAPRSSDELAGLLREHPDATLVAGATDVGLWVTKGLKVLETVIFIGDIAELAAIEATDEALFLGANVRHAEAHAALAQLHPDLGELWRRFAALQVRNAGTIGGNIANGSPIGDGPPALIALGAQLVLRSIEGTRTLPLEDFFLAYGKQDLRDGEFVAGVRIPRPAPGTVIHIAKLSRRFDSDISAVCGAFALTLEDQQIASARVSFGGMAATPRRAAACEAALVGAPFTMETMERAAETLREDFTPLDDVRGSSAYRLEAAGNLLRRLWLREQGGAVSVLDMEALDG; translated from the coding sequence ATGGCCATCTCGTTTCTTCTTGATGGTGAGCGGATTGATCTCGAGACGCTCGATCCGACCGCTTCGGTGCTCGACTTGTTGCGCACGCAGCTTCGCCGCAGCGGCACCAAGGAGGGCTGCGCGGAAGGCGACTGCGGTGCCTGCACGGTGCTGGTCGGGACTCTGGAAGCGGGACCCAAGGTTCAGTGGCGCGCGCTCAATTCCTGCATCCAGTTCCTCCCCATGCTGCACGGCAAGGCGCTGATGACGGTGGAGAGCCTCGCACATGACGGTATTCCCAATCCGCTGCAGGCCTGTATGGCGGCCAACGGTTCCTCGCAGTGCGGCTTCTGCACGCCGGGTTTCGTCATGTCGCTCCATGGCCGCGCCATTGGCGCAACCGGCTGCGAGCTCCCGGTCGAGGACGTGATCGCGGGCAACTTGTGCCGCTGCACCGGCTATGGCCCCATCCTGGAGGCCGCGCAGGAGGTGCCGGTTCTTGCGCAGGACGATGCCGCCCTGATCCCGCAACTTGCCGAGATCGCAGGAACACCGGCCTCGGGCGAGTGGCAGGGGCGGCGCTGGTTCGCCCCGCGCAGCTCGGATGAGTTGGCTGGGCTCCTGCGCGAGCATCCCGATGCCACGCTTGTGGCCGGAGCGACCGACGTGGGCCTGTGGGTGACCAAGGGCCTGAAGGTCCTCGAGACGGTGATCTTCATCGGGGATATCGCCGAGCTGGCCGCAATCGAAGCAACCGATGAAGCGTTGTTTCTTGGGGCCAATGTCCGTCATGCCGAGGCTCATGCGGCCTTGGCGCAGCTTCATCCCGACCTGGGCGAGTTGTGGCGCCGCTTTGCCGCGCTGCAGGTTCGCAACGCGGGTACCATCGGCGGCAACATCGCCAACGGCTCGCCCATCGGCGATGGCCCGCCGGCGCTGATCGCGCTTGGCGCGCAGCTTGTGCTGCGCAGCATCGAAGGTACGCGCACGCTGCCTCTCGAGGACTTCTTTCTCGCATATGGCAAGCAGGACCTGCGCGACGGCGAGTTCGTGGCCGGGGTGCGCATACCGCGCCCCGCGCCCGGTACGGTGATCCATATCGCCAAGCTCTCGCGCCGTTTCGACAGCGATATTTCGGCGGTGTGCGGGGCTTTTGCTCTGACACTGGAGGACCAGCAGATCGCGTCGGCCCGCGTGTCCTTTGGCGGTATGGCGGCGACCCCGCGCCGCGCGGCGGCGTGCGAGGCCGCGCTGGTCGGCGCGCCCTTTACGATGGAAACGATGGAGCGTGCAGCCGAGACTCTGCGCGAGGATTTCACGCCGCTCGACGACGTGCGTGGCTCATCCGCCTACCGCCTCGAAGCGGCGGGCAATCTGCTGCGTCGCCTCTGGCTGCGCGAACAAGGCGGGGCGGTTTCGGTGCTGGACATGGAGGCGCTTGATGGCTGA
- the uraH gene encoding hydroxyisourate hydrolase, which translates to MNTLSTHVLDTAHGTPASGVGIELIAEGGSVLFTGTTNADGRCPDLPQVPSGGYHLRFAVADYFRGKGVHLPEPPFLDVVQIDFGIAETGAHYHVPLLVSPYGYSTYRGS; encoded by the coding sequence ATGAACACACTTTCGACCCACGTTCTCGACACCGCCCACGGCACGCCCGCCAGCGGGGTCGGCATAGAATTGATCGCCGAGGGCGGCTCGGTGCTGTTCACAGGCACGACCAACGCGGACGGGCGTTGCCCGGACCTGCCGCAGGTGCCCTCGGGCGGATACCACCTGCGCTTCGCCGTCGCCGACTACTTTCGGGGCAAGGGCGTGCACCTGCCCGAACCGCCGTTTCTCGATGTTGTCCAGATCGACTTCGGCATCGCCGAGACGGGCGCGCACTACCACGTGCCGCTGCTCGTCTCACCCTACGGCTACTCGACGTATCGGGGCAGCTGA
- a CDS encoding FAD/NAD(P)-binding protein — protein MTEQMGLRALEQRLERELELVAFNRPQWVRPRQFEGEDVLDVAVIGGGQCGLATAFGLRREGVTNVMIFDESPAGFEGPWETYARMVTLRTPKTLTPLDFGVPSLTYQAWWEAQHGAAGWAALDKIVRGDWMEYLRWYRHVLDLPVVNEAKLVRIEPVPGEALHRLHFADGTSELARKVVLATGIQGGGEWHTPAMVRDNLPKALWAHTSEPIDFAALHGKRIGILGGGASAFDNAHFALSQGVEAAEVFIRRSQLPRVNPIRFMEKVGFAARYPALDDATKYAAMDCFLGHNQPPTNDTFARAASWPGFHLHTGAPWLDVAEHNGLVRVTTPHGHHEFDFVVISTGLISDPALRPELAEVADLIARWGEVVTPKGPRNALIDAHPYLGDGFEFCARQGVDGAPLHGLFAFNYSALISLGLSASALSGLHLALPRLLRSIADQLFLDDKDVLVEEFLAYDDPEFVGEWPLPETGDAA, from the coding sequence ATGACCGAACAGATGGGCCTGCGCGCGCTGGAACAGCGCCTTGAACGCGAGCTGGAGCTTGTCGCCTTCAACCGCCCGCAATGGGTACGCCCGCGCCAGTTCGAGGGCGAGGATGTGCTTGATGTTGCCGTGATCGGCGGCGGGCAGTGCGGCCTTGCGACGGCCTTTGGCCTCAGGCGCGAAGGCGTGACCAACGTCATGATCTTCGATGAAAGCCCGGCAGGCTTCGAGGGGCCGTGGGAGACCTATGCGCGCATGGTCACGCTGCGCACGCCCAAGACGCTCACCCCGCTTGATTTCGGTGTGCCTTCGCTCACCTACCAGGCCTGGTGGGAGGCGCAACATGGCGCTGCGGGCTGGGCCGCTCTCGACAAGATCGTCCGCGGGGATTGGATGGAGTATCTGCGCTGGTACCGCCATGTTCTCGACCTTCCCGTGGTCAACGAGGCGAAGCTGGTACGCATCGAGCCTGTGCCGGGTGAAGCGCTCCACCGTCTGCACTTTGCCGACGGCACGAGCGAACTCGCGCGCAAGGTGGTTCTTGCCACCGGCATCCAGGGCGGGGGGGAATGGCACACGCCTGCCATGGTGCGCGACAACCTGCCCAAGGCGCTCTGGGCGCACACCAGCGAGCCCATCGACTTTGCCGCGCTCCACGGGAAGCGCATTGGCATCCTGGGCGGCGGAGCCTCCGCTTTCGACAACGCCCATTTCGCTCTTTCGCAAGGGGTGGAGGCGGCCGAAGTCTTCATCCGCCGCAGCCAGCTTCCGCGCGTCAATCCGATCCGGTTCATGGAGAAGGTGGGCTTTGCCGCGCGCTATCCTGCGCTCGATGACGCGACGAAGTACGCGGCGATGGACTGTTTCCTGGGGCACAACCAGCCCCCGACGAATGATACATTCGCGCGCGCTGCGTCCTGGCCGGGCTTTCATCTCCACACCGGGGCGCCCTGGCTGGACGTTGCCGAGCACAACGGGCTGGTGCGCGTGACCACGCCGCATGGCCATCACGAATTCGACTTCGTGGTGATCTCGACCGGGCTCATCAGTGACCCGGCGCTGCGCCCGGAACTAGCCGAAGTTGCCGATCTCATCGCGCGCTGGGGTGAGGTCGTGACGCCCAAGGGGCCACGTAACGCGCTGATCGATGCCCATCCTTACCTGGGTGACGGTTTCGAGTTCTGCGCGCGCCAGGGCGTTGACGGTGCACCGCTCCATGGCCTCTTCGCCTTCAACTATTCCGCGCTGATCAGCCTGGGCCTCTCGGCCTCGGCGCTCTCGGGCCTGCACCTTGCGCTGCCGCGTTTGCTGCGCAGCATTGCCGACCAGCTGTTCCTCGATGACAAGGACGTGCTGGTCGAGGAATTCCTCGCTTACGATGATCCCGAATTCGTCGGCGAATGGCCACTTCCCGAAACCGGAGACGCGGCATGA
- the uraD gene encoding 2-oxo-4-hydroxy-4-carboxy-5-ureidoimidazoline decarboxylase — translation MAALFEHSPWVEARADAAPSHGNRHADLMAVVHAASREEQLALIRAHPELAGKAAIDRTLTQASASEQASAGLDRLSPAEYEEFHALNAAYRERFDFPFIICVRLTDKAGILAAMRARLANDRETEIATALAQIGEIVRLRLEDLA, via the coding sequence ATGGCGGCGCTTTTCGAACACAGCCCCTGGGTCGAGGCGCGCGCCGATGCCGCACCGTCTCACGGAAACCGGCACGCCGATCTCATGGCCGTGGTCCACGCCGCGAGCCGCGAGGAGCAACTCGCGCTCATCCGCGCGCACCCCGAACTTGCCGGCAAGGCCGCCATCGACCGCACCTTGACGCAGGCGAGCGCGTCGGAGCAGGCGAGCGCCGGGCTCGACCGCCTTTCGCCGGCCGAATACGAGGAGTTCCACGCGCTCAATGCGGCCTACCGCGAGCGCTTCGACTTCCCCTTCATCATCTGCGTGCGCCTGACCGACAAGGCCGGGATCCTTGCCGCCATGCGCGCGCGCCTCGCCAACGACCGCGAGACCGAGATCGCCACTGCCCTCGCGCAGATCGGCGAGATCGTCCGCCTGCGCCTGGAAGACCTCGCATGA
- the hpxZ gene encoding oxalurate catabolism protein HpxZ produces MKINDPVLLAEVTAAFHEYERALMEDDIAAMDALFHEAETTNRYGVGEVLYGIEEIRAFRKGRGGSPQRTLGKISIVTYGDAFATADAEFFREGSERRGRQTQSWVKFDDGDFGGWKVVSAHVSLEGNTH; encoded by the coding sequence ATGAAGATCAACGATCCCGTTCTCCTCGCCGAAGTCACCGCCGCGTTCCACGAATACGAACGCGCGCTGATGGAGGATGACATTGCGGCGATGGACGCGCTCTTCCACGAGGCTGAAACCACCAACCGCTATGGGGTGGGCGAAGTGCTCTACGGCATCGAGGAAATCCGGGCGTTTCGCAAGGGACGCGGCGGCTCGCCCCAGCGCACGCTCGGCAAGATCTCGATCGTGACTTACGGCGATGCCTTCGCGACCGCGGATGCCGAGTTCTTTCGCGAGGGATCGGAGCGGCGCGGGCGCCAGACGCAGAGCTGGGTGAAGTTCGATGACGGCGATTTCGGCGGCTGGAAGGTCGTCTCCGCGCACGTAAGCCTCGAAGGAAACACCCACTGA
- the puuE gene encoding allantoinase PuuE, protein MNTTPRDLVGYGASPPEAHWPGGKRVALQFVINYEEGAENNVLNGDKGSEAFLSEMVGAASHPDRAMAMESLYEYGSRAGFWRLHRLFASRGLPVTVFGVAKALEANPEAVAAMRAADWEIASHGLRWIDYQNVPEEVERAHIAEAIALHETVTGTRPLGWYQGRTSPNTARLVAEEGGFVYDADSYADDVPYWDDKHGRAQLVVPYTLDVNDMKIVAYNGFTEGEQFFRHMRDTYDQLVEEGGRMMSVGLHARIAGKPGRARWVGRFLDHVAQSGEAWIARRIDIARHWQTTHPYAGETT, encoded by the coding sequence ATGAACACGACGCCGCGCGACCTTGTCGGCTACGGTGCCAGCCCGCCCGAGGCGCACTGGCCGGGCGGCAAGCGCGTCGCCCTCCAGTTCGTCATCAACTACGAGGAAGGCGCGGAGAACAACGTCCTCAACGGCGACAAGGGTTCCGAGGCCTTCCTCTCCGAAATGGTCGGCGCAGCCAGCCACCCGGACCGCGCTATGGCGATGGAAAGCCTTTACGAATACGGCAGTCGCGCCGGGTTCTGGCGTCTTCACCGCCTGTTTGCATCGCGCGGCCTTCCGGTGACGGTGTTCGGCGTGGCGAAAGCGCTCGAAGCCAACCCCGAGGCAGTTGCCGCGATGCGGGCGGCCGACTGGGAGATCGCCAGCCACGGCCTGCGCTGGATCGACTATCAGAATGTCCCCGAAGAGGTCGAACGCGCGCACATCGCCGAGGCCATCGCGCTCCACGAAACGGTAACCGGCACCCGCCCGCTCGGCTGGTACCAGGGGCGGACGTCGCCCAACACCGCACGTCTCGTGGCCGAGGAAGGCGGTTTCGTGTACGATGCCGACAGCTACGCCGACGACGTGCCCTACTGGGATGACAAGCATGGCCGCGCGCAGCTGGTCGTGCCTTATACGCTCGACGTCAACGACATGAAGATCGTCGCCTACAACGGCTTTACCGAAGGCGAGCAGTTCTTCCGCCACATGCGCGACACGTATGACCAACTGGTCGAGGAAGGCGGGCGGATGATGTCGGTGGGCCTGCATGCGCGCATCGCCGGAAAGCCCGGCCGCGCGCGCTGGGTCGGCCGCTTCCTCGATCATGTTGCACAAAGCGGCGAGGCCTGGATCGCGCGCCGCATCGACATCGCCCGCCACTGGCAGACCACGCATCCTTACGCCGGAGAGACGACATGA
- a CDS encoding pyridoxal-phosphate-dependent aminotransferase family protein, producing MPVELDPLLFGEIDPPQRLLMGPGPVNAHPRVLRAMSADLLGQFDPEMTGYMEQVMALYRPIFGTKNRWTMLVDGTARAGIEAALVSLVAPGETVLVVNFGRFGLLLTEILTRIGARIETVEASWGEVVPLAAIEEAIARTSPRLVATIHGDTSTTMAQPLEGFGALCRAAGALSYVDATATIGGMELAADRWDVDVVTGGLQKCLGGPSGSAPITISDTAAEHIFARRHTEAGIRMKGLEDGQGPRISSNYFDLAMIMDYWSEKRLNHHTEATSMLYAARECARVALGEGLAARYDRHTRSGRAMAAGLRAMGLTVFGDDAHRMSNVTGVHIPDSVDGEAVRAMMRDTFEIEIGTAFGPLQGRIWRLGAMGYNAMKHKVLITLGALEASLRAHGFVLPLGEAVPAAIEAWDSAGVGETA from the coding sequence ATGCCCGTTGAACTCGATCCCCTTCTCTTCGGGGAGATCGACCCGCCCCAGCGCCTGCTCATGGGGCCTGGCCCCGTCAACGCGCACCCGCGCGTGCTGCGCGCGATGTCGGCCGACCTGCTCGGCCAGTTCGACCCCGAGATGACCGGCTACATGGAGCAGGTCATGGCGCTCTACCGCCCGATCTTCGGCACGAAGAACCGCTGGACGATGCTGGTCGATGGCACCGCGCGCGCAGGGATCGAGGCCGCGCTCGTCAGCCTTGTCGCGCCGGGCGAGACCGTGCTTGTCGTCAATTTTGGCCGCTTCGGCCTGCTCCTGACCGAGATTCTCACCCGCATCGGCGCGCGCATCGAGACGGTCGAGGCGTCCTGGGGCGAAGTTGTCCCGCTCGCGGCAATCGAGGAGGCCATCGCGCGCACCTCGCCCAGGCTGGTGGCGACGATCCACGGCGATACCTCGACCACGATGGCGCAGCCGCTTGAGGGTTTCGGCGCGCTGTGCCGTGCGGCGGGCGCGCTCTCCTACGTCGATGCGACCGCGACCATCGGCGGCATGGAGCTCGCCGCCGACCGCTGGGATGTCGATGTCGTGACGGGCGGCCTGCAGAAGTGCCTGGGAGGGCCTTCGGGCTCGGCCCCGATCACCATCTCGGACACAGCGGCAGAGCACATCTTCGCGCGCCGGCACACTGAGGCGGGCATCCGCATGAAGGGGCTTGAGGACGGGCAGGGACCGCGCATTTCCTCCAACTATTTCGACCTCGCCATGATCATGGACTACTGGTCGGAAAAGCGCCTCAACCACCACACCGAGGCGACCTCGATGCTCTACGCCGCGCGCGAATGCGCTCGTGTGGCGCTGGGCGAGGGACTGGCCGCGCGCTATGATCGCCACACCCGTTCGGGCCGCGCGATGGCGGCGGGTCTGCGCGCGATGGGCCTCACCGTCTTTGGCGATGACGCGCACCGCATGTCCAACGTCACGGGCGTCCACATCCCGGACAGCGTCGATGGCGAGGCGGTGCGCGCGATGATGCGCGATACCTTCGAGATCGAGATCGGCACGGCCTTCGGCCCCTTGCAGGGGCGGATCTGGCGGCTGGGCGCGATGGGCTACAACGCGATGAAGCACAAGGTGCTGATCACGCTCGGTGCACTCGAGGCGAGCCTGCGTGCCCATGGGTTCGTGCTGCCGCTGGGCGAGGCAGTGCCCGCTGCGATCGAGGCCTGGGACAGTGCCGGAGTGGGAGAAACCGCATGA
- a CDS encoding allantoate amidohydrolase: MVSALSMPGGARAVARCDVLREAPYSDIEGGLYRGYLTPAYAAAQEALTGWMEEAGMKVRRDAAANLIGRYEASRPDAPALMIASHLDSVRDGGAYDGPLGIMLGIECVAALNTKGRRFPFAIEVYAFGDEEGSRFPAAMLTSRAVAGTLERGALDIADGDGVTLAEAGVDLGAYLTARRARGEIFAYLEAHIEQGPVLEANGLAVGTVTGIAAQLRYAITLKGLAGHAGTSAMPLRRDPLPGAAQMVLAAEELAAADMSDAVATVGRIEALPGAPNVIPGEVRFTLDVRAGDVRRRNRVAEAILTRCQAIAAARALDLDVACIHDLPPSPCDEGLMELLDAAHESAGQRVFRLVSGAGHDAMNMGALCPTAMLFLRCRGGISHNPAEHVEPADAQVALAVMLGFLDRLGERHHAR, encoded by the coding sequence ATGGTGAGCGCGCTCTCCATGCCGGGCGGCGCGCGCGCTGTCGCGCGCTGCGATGTGCTGCGCGAGGCTCCCTATTCCGACATCGAAGGGGGGCTCTACCGCGGCTACCTGACGCCGGCCTATGCCGCCGCGCAGGAGGCATTGACCGGCTGGATGGAAGAGGCCGGGATGAAGGTGCGCCGCGATGCCGCCGCGAACCTTATCGGTCGTTACGAGGCGAGCCGCCCCGATGCGCCCGCGCTGATGATCGCCAGCCATCTCGATTCGGTGCGCGATGGCGGTGCCTACGACGGACCGCTCGGCATCATGCTGGGGATCGAGTGCGTGGCCGCGCTGAACACAAAGGGGCGTCGCTTTCCCTTCGCAATCGAGGTCTATGCCTTTGGCGATGAGGAAGGTTCGCGCTTTCCCGCCGCGATGCTGACCAGCCGTGCGGTGGCCGGCACGCTGGAGCGCGGCGCGCTCGACATTGCCGATGGCGATGGGGTGACGCTGGCCGAGGCCGGAGTGGACTTGGGTGCATACCTCACCGCCCGGCGCGCGCGGGGCGAGATCTTTGCCTATCTGGAAGCCCATATCGAACAGGGCCCGGTGCTCGAAGCCAATGGTCTTGCGGTGGGGACAGTCACCGGCATTGCCGCGCAGCTGCGCTATGCGATTACTCTCAAGGGTCTTGCCGGACACGCGGGGACGAGCGCGATGCCGCTGCGCCGCGATCCGCTTCCCGGTGCCGCGCAGATGGTGCTTGCCGCCGAGGAACTGGCCGCCGCCGACATGTCCGATGCCGTCGCCACCGTTGGCCGGATCGAGGCACTGCCCGGCGCGCCCAACGTCATTCCGGGCGAAGTGCGCTTCACTCTCGACGTGCGCGCGGGCGATGTACGCCGCCGCAACCGCGTGGCCGAGGCAATCCTGACGCGCTGCCAGGCGATTGCTGCGGCGCGCGCGCTCGACCTGGACGTCGCGTGCATCCACGACCTGCCGCCCAGCCCCTGCGATGAGGGTCTGATGGAATTGCTCGACGCCGCCCACGAAAGCGCAGGCCAGCGGGTCTTTCGCCTCGTTTCGGGCGCGGGCCACGATGCCATGAACATGGGCGCGCTGTGCCCCACCGCCATGCTGTTCCTGCGCTGCAGGGGCGGCATCAGCCACAACCCGGCCGAACATGTGGAGCCTGCGGACGCGCAAGTCGCGCTCGCCGTCATGCTCGGTTTCCTCGACCGTCTCGGAGAGCGCCACCATGCCCGTTGA
- a CDS encoding gamma-glutamyltransferase family protein, with protein MQTVTAQNGIATAPHHLAAQAGRDVLAEGGTALEACVAIAATLSAVYPHMTGIGGDGFWLIREPDGRLHAIHGVGGAAASADLSLYAGLDAVPQRGPLAANTVAGTVSAWEAALADPACTLPLDRLLRDAIVHAETGVAVTAGGAGIAQAKGEELRSQPGAYADIFEPEGRPLAEGDVLRQPALAETLRTLAREGLASFYTGSLAARLAEDLTALGSPVSAADLAAHAVSRPAPLSVPITGARLFNTAPPTQGFASLLILALFDRLQADAPDGFDHVHGLVEATKQAFLLRDAHVGDLSFTDFDFQGLLADPDALDALAARIDPAKALTWPQPPQWGDTCWFAAADGEGRVVSCIQSTYFEFGSGLVLPQTGITWQNRGSSFRLAEEGWNALKPGRKPFHTLNPAMALFDDGRIMAYGTMGGEGQPQTQAALFTRYARYGVDLQEAISAPRWLLGRTWGDVTTSLKLEDGFDPALYTALEAAGHDVERVGPPSAMMGHAGALVRPPEGGFAGASDPRSDGAALGW; from the coding sequence ATGCAGACCGTCACCGCGCAAAATGGCATCGCCACCGCTCCACACCACCTCGCCGCGCAGGCGGGCCGCGACGTGCTGGCCGAGGGCGGAACGGCCCTGGAGGCCTGCGTTGCCATCGCGGCCACCCTGAGCGCGGTCTATCCGCACATGACCGGGATCGGCGGGGATGGCTTCTGGCTGATCCGCGAGCCCGATGGGCGCCTCCACGCGATCCACGGCGTGGGCGGGGCGGCGGCGAGCGCGGACCTCTCCCTCTATGCAGGCCTCGATGCGGTGCCCCAGCGCGGTCCTCTGGCCGCCAACACGGTGGCGGGCACGGTCTCGGCCTGGGAGGCGGCACTGGCCGACCCGGCCTGCACCCTCCCGCTCGACCGACTGCTGCGCGATGCCATCGTCCATGCCGAGACCGGCGTTGCCGTGACCGCAGGCGGGGCCGGGATTGCACAGGCCAAAGGCGAGGAACTGCGCAGCCAGCCCGGCGCCTATGCCGACATCTTCGAACCCGAAGGCCGCCCGCTTGCCGAAGGCGACGTGCTGCGCCAGCCTGCGCTCGCCGAAACGTTGCGCACGCTCGCGCGGGAGGGCCTGGCGAGTTTCTACACAGGTTCGCTGGCCGCGCGCCTGGCCGAAGACCTCACGGCGCTGGGCAGTCCGGTCTCGGCGGCTGACCTCGCCGCGCATGCGGTGAGCCGCCCCGCGCCCCTCTCGGTGCCGATCACGGGCGCGCGGCTCTTCAACACCGCGCCCCCCACGCAAGGGTTCGCCTCGCTCCTGATCCTCGCGCTGTTCGACCGCCTACAGGCCGACGCGCCGGACGGTTTCGATCACGTCCACGGCCTCGTCGAAGCGACCAAGCAGGCATTTCTGCTCCGCGATGCGCACGTGGGCGATCTGTCCTTCACCGATTTCGATTTTCAGGGCCTGCTCGCCGATCCCGATGCGCTCGACGCCCTGGCTGCGCGCATCGATCCCGCGAAGGCTCTCACTTGGCCGCAGCCCCCGCAGTGGGGCGATACCTGCTGGTTTGCCGCCGCCGACGGAGAGGGCCGGGTGGTCTCGTGCATCCAGTCGACCTACTTCGAGTTCGGCTCGGGGCTGGTGCTGCCGCAGACCGGGATTACCTGGCAGAACCGGGGCTCCTCCTTCCGTCTCGCCGAAGAGGGCTGGAATGCCCTCAAGCCCGGGCGCAAGCCCTTCCACACACTCAATCCCGCCATGGCGCTCTTCGACGATGGCCGGATCATGGCCTACGGCACGATGGGCGGCGAGGGGCAGCCCCAGACGCAGGCCGCGCTCTTTACCCGCTACGCGCGCTACGGCGTGGACCTGCAGGAGGCGATTTCGGCACCGCGCTGGCTGCTCGGGCGAACCTGGGGCGATGTCACGACCTCGCTCAAGCTGGAGGACGGCTTCGATCCTGCGCTTTACACGGCGCTCGAAGCGGCGGGGCATGATGTCGAGCGGGTCGGCCCACCCAGCGCCATGATGGGGCATGCGGGCGCGCTGGTGCGCCCGCCCGAAGGCGGCTTTGCAGGCGCGAGCGATCCGCGCAGCGACGGGGCGGCCCTGGGATGGTGA
- a CDS encoding 5'-methylthioadenosine/S-adenosylhomocysteine nucleosidase: protein MRRAMSLLATALALVSAPALAEPFDTTPRTVVMTAFAPEWDALAPAIAEPHEYSANGLTFLAGTLEGKPVVLMQSGVSMVNAAMNTQLVLDRFKVKRIVFSGIAGGVDPALSIGDVVVARDWAQYLEVSFARRTGEGWVTPEPVDEGAPANWEMMFPRGVRVGNASEAPVRHYTLGADPALLQLAEDVTARISLQRCTGPSGTASGTHCLVEEPKVVVGGTGVSAGVFADNKEFREYLQAAWGARVVDMESAAVVQVAYANEVPAIVFRSLSDLAGGDDGENQMNTFMALASVNSAHVVRAFLAALPD from the coding sequence ATGCGTCGTGCCATGTCTCTTCTTGCCACCGCGCTCGCGCTTGTTTCTGCCCCCGCGTTGGCCGAGCCCTTCGACACGACCCCGCGCACGGTGGTGATGACCGCCTTTGCGCCCGAATGGGATGCGCTGGCCCCAGCCATTGCCGAGCCGCACGAATACAGCGCCAATGGCCTCACCTTCCTGGCCGGAACGCTGGAAGGAAAGCCCGTGGTGCTGATGCAGAGCGGGGTGAGCATGGTCAACGCGGCGATGAACACCCAGCTCGTGCTCGACCGTTTCAAGGTGAAGCGCATTGTCTTCTCCGGGATCGCGGGCGGGGTCGATCCGGCGCTTTCGATCGGCGATGTGGTGGTGGCTAGGGACTGGGCGCAGTACCTTGAAGTCTCCTTCGCGCGCCGCACCGGCGAGGGCTGGGTGACACCCGAGCCGGTCGACGAAGGTGCCCCCGCCAACTGGGAGATGATGTTCCCGCGCGGCGTGCGCGTGGGCAACGCGAGCGAGGCCCCGGTGCGCCACTACACGCTCGGTGCAGACCCCGCGCTGCTCCAGCTGGCCGAGGATGTGACCGCCCGCATCAGCCTGCAGCGCTGCACCGGGCCTTCGGGCACGGCAAGCGGTACGCACTGCCTGGTCGAGGAGCCCAAGGTGGTGGTCGGCGGCACGGGCGTGAGCGCGGGCGTCTTTGCCGACAACAAGGAGTTTCGCGAGTACCTTCAGGCCGCCTGGGGCGCGCGCGTCGTCGATATGGAAAGCGCCGCCGTGGTGCAGGTCGCCTACGCCAACGAGGTGCCTGCCATCGTCTTTCGCAGCCTGTCGGACCTCGCCGGCGGCGACGATGGCGAGAACCAGATGAACACCTTCATGGCGCTTGCGTCTGTCAATTCCGCGCATGTCGTGCGCGCGTTCCTCGCCGCGCTTCCGGACTGA